One Vibrio sp. CDRSL-10 TSBA genomic region harbors:
- the ytfT gene encoding galactofuranose ABC transporter, ATP-binding protein YtfT: MTILNTPVLGKQHHRSGSLPKGTPQLAALVLLFVINALIADNFFSIHIQDGRLFGSVIDIFNRGAPVALLALGMTLVIATGGIDLSVGAVMAISGAVLASMAQQGYAPGTILLCALLSGVLCGLWNGFLVAICKIQPIVATLILMVAGRGVAQLITEGQIVTFSNTSLAWFGSGSLLYLPTPIVLLLLSALALWALTKKTALGLFIESVGINIRAAKNAGIHTPAIVMSVYMLSGVMAAVAGIIVAADIRGADANNAGLWLEMDAILAVVIGGTALMGGRFNLLLTLVGAFIIQSINTGILLSGYQPQWNHIVKAMVVLTVLILQSPAVLQLLKRKSS; encoded by the coding sequence ATGACCATTCTCAACACCCCGGTGCTGGGCAAGCAGCACCACCGCTCCGGATCGCTGCCCAAAGGCACACCGCAATTGGCCGCGCTGGTCCTGCTGTTTGTTATCAATGCCCTGATCGCCGATAACTTTTTCTCCATTCATATTCAGGATGGCCGCCTGTTTGGCAGCGTGATCGATATTTTTAATCGCGGAGCCCCGGTCGCTTTGCTGGCTCTGGGCATGACCCTGGTCATCGCCACTGGCGGGATTGATCTCTCGGTCGGTGCGGTGATGGCGATCAGCGGCGCTGTGCTGGCCAGTATGGCGCAACAAGGCTACGCGCCGGGCACCATTCTGCTCTGTGCCCTGCTGTCCGGCGTGCTGTGCGGACTATGGAACGGCTTTCTGGTCGCGATCTGTAAAATCCAGCCGATTGTCGCCACGCTGATCCTTATGGTGGCCGGACGCGGCGTCGCCCAGCTGATCACCGAAGGCCAGATTGTCACCTTCAGTAACACCAGCCTGGCTTGGTTTGGCAGCGGCTCGCTGCTCTATCTGCCAACGCCGATTGTACTGCTGCTGCTCAGTGCCCTGGCATTGTGGGCTCTGACCAAAAAAACCGCGCTCGGTCTGTTTATTGAATCAGTGGGTATCAATATCCGGGCGGCCAAAAACGCCGGTATCCATACCCCGGCGATCGTGATGTCTGTCTATATGCTGAGCGGCGTCATGGCTGCTGTGGCCGGCATTATCGTCGCGGCGGACATTCGTGGTGCAGACGCCAATAACGCCGGACTGTGGCTGGAAATGGATGCCATTCTGGCGGTCGTCATTGGCGGCACAGCGCTGATGGGCGGCCGTTTCAACCTGCTGCTGACCCTGGTTGGCGCCTTCATTATCCAGAGTATTAATACCGGGATTCTGCTGTCCGGTTATCAGCCGCAATGGAATCACATTGTCAAAGCCATGGTGGTACTCACCGTACTGATTCTGCAATCACCGGCGGTGTTGCAGCTGCTGAAGAGGAAATCATCATGA
- a CDS encoding class I SAM-dependent methyltransferase, which produces MQLQLICEAPHRALQLQDIAQRWQLIHDASSAFALVLTEERLELRKTDEPKLGAIYVDWVSGAVAHRRKFGGGKGQAIAKAAGLNKGATPTVLDGTAGLGRDAFVLASLGCKVQMVERHPVVAALLDDGLARAREDAEIGPWVSERVSLLHASSHDALDKLADDASFQRPDVVYLDPMYPHPENKKKSALVKKEMRVFQSLVGADHDADGLLAPALQLASKRVVVKRPDYADWLAGQKPSMAIETKKNRFDVYVLAAMGE; this is translated from the coding sequence TTGCAGCTACAACTGATTTGTGAAGCCCCGCACCGTGCCCTGCAATTGCAGGATATCGCGCAGCGCTGGCAGTTAATCCACGATGCCAGCAGTGCGTTTGCGCTGGTTCTGACCGAAGAGCGTCTTGAGCTGCGTAAAACCGATGAACCGAAACTGGGCGCGATTTACGTCGACTGGGTGAGTGGTGCCGTGGCGCACCGGCGTAAATTCGGCGGTGGTAAAGGGCAGGCGATTGCGAAAGCGGCCGGGCTGAATAAAGGCGCAACTCCGACAGTGCTGGATGGCACAGCCGGATTGGGCCGCGATGCTTTTGTGCTGGCTTCGCTGGGCTGCAAGGTGCAGATGGTGGAGCGTCATCCGGTAGTGGCGGCGCTGCTCGATGATGGTCTGGCCCGTGCCCGAGAGGATGCGGAGATCGGTCCCTGGGTTTCAGAGCGGGTCAGTCTGCTGCATGCTTCCAGTCATGACGCGCTGGATAAACTGGCTGACGATGCCAGCTTCCAGCGTCCGGATGTAGTCTATCTTGACCCTATGTATCCCCATCCGGAGAACAAGAAAAAATCGGCTCTGGTCAAGAAAGAGATGCGTGTGTTCCAGTCGCTGGTGGGCGCCGACCACGACGCCGATGGCTTGCTGGCACCGGCGTTGCAATTGGCGAGCAAGCGGGTGGTGGTCAAACGTCCGGATTATGCTGACTGGCTGGCCGGGCAGAAACCGAGTATGGCGATTGAAACCAAGAAAAACCGCTTTGATGTGTATGTCCTGGCGGCGATGGGTGAATGA
- the uspB gene encoding universal stress protein UspB, which yields MISGDILLLALMIVTGVNVLRYLTALRSLIYIMREAHPLLYQQVDGGGFFTTHGNVTKQVRLYHYLKSKEYHHHHDPVFTGKCDRVRELFILSTTLVVVTTVASFML from the coding sequence ATGATCAGTGGAGATATTCTTCTATTAGCGCTAATGATAGTAACCGGAGTCAACGTGTTACGTTACCTCACCGCGTTACGCTCACTCATTTATATCATGCGCGAAGCCCATCCGTTGCTTTATCAGCAAGTGGATGGCGGCGGTTTCTTTACCACGCATGGTAATGTGACCAAACAGGTGCGTTTGTACCACTATCTGAAAAGTAAAGAGTATCACCATCACCATGATCCGGTTTTCACCGGCAAATGTGACCGGGTGCGTGAGCTGTTTATCCTCTCCACCACCTTGGTGGTCGTGACGACAGTCGCGTCATTTATGCTGTAA
- the yjfF gene encoding galactofuranose ABC transporter, permease protein YjfF: MESHCQSHGGTHRTDSAITGGVAAAEEEIIMMQRHFPLLITIGVFLLGYLYCMVEFPAFLSTRVICNILTDNAFLGILAVGMTFVILSGGIDLSVGSVVAFSGVFLATVIGDWGLHPYLAMGLVLIMGALFGGLMGWVIDALKIPAFIVTLAGMFFLRGVSFLISEQSLPIEHPVYRELSRSAWHIAGGGRLSLMAVVMLVIVVAGILLAHRTRFGNNVYAVGGNAASAALMGVPVKRTTVGIYMLSTFLATCAGIVFSIYTSAGYPLAAVGVELDAIAAVVIGGTLLSGGVGTVFGSLFGVLIQGLIQTYITFDGTLSSWWTKIIVGILLFSFIALQRLLLVMSERRRHLSSAALSGG, encoded by the coding sequence ATGGAATCACATTGTCAAAGCCATGGTGGTACTCACCGTACTGATTCTGCAATCACCGGCGGTGTTGCAGCTGCTGAAGAGGAAATCATCATGATGCAACGTCATTTTCCGCTGTTAATCACCATCGGCGTGTTTCTGCTCGGTTACCTGTACTGCATGGTGGAATTTCCGGCCTTTTTGTCCACCAGGGTCATCTGTAACATTCTGACTGACAACGCCTTTCTCGGTATTCTTGCCGTCGGCATGACCTTTGTGATCTTATCCGGCGGTATCGATTTATCGGTTGGCTCAGTGGTGGCCTTCAGCGGGGTATTTCTCGCCACTGTGATCGGAGACTGGGGCCTGCATCCGTATCTGGCCATGGGGCTGGTACTTATCATGGGCGCACTGTTTGGCGGCCTGATGGGCTGGGTGATCGATGCTCTCAAGATCCCGGCGTTTATTGTCACTCTGGCCGGGATGTTTTTCCTGCGCGGGGTCAGTTTCCTGATTTCCGAGCAGTCACTGCCGATTGAGCACCCGGTGTACCGCGAGTTATCACGCAGTGCCTGGCATATTGCCGGCGGCGGCCGTCTCAGTCTGATGGCGGTGGTAATGCTGGTGATAGTGGTTGCCGGTATCCTGCTGGCGCACCGCACCCGCTTTGGCAACAACGTCTATGCCGTCGGTGGTAATGCCGCGTCTGCCGCCCTGATGGGGGTGCCGGTCAAACGCACAACTGTCGGTATTTATATGCTGTCGACCTTTCTCGCCACCTGCGCCGGAATCGTGTTTTCCATCTATACCTCAGCGGGTTACCCGCTGGCAGCGGTCGGTGTGGAACTGGATGCGATTGCTGCCGTGGTGATTGGCGGCACACTGCTGTCAGGCGGAGTGGGCACTGTGTTTGGTTCGCTGTTTGGCGTGTTGATTCAGGGCCTGATTCAGACCTACATTACCTTCGATGGCACCTTAAGCTCGTGGTGGACCAAAATCATTGTCGGGATTCTGCTGTTCAGCTTTATTGCCCTGCAACGCCTGCTGCTGGTAATGAGCGAGCGGCGCCGTCACCTCAGCAGCGCAGCGCTCAGCGGCGGATAA
- a CDS encoding L-ribulose-5-phosphate 4-epimerase, with translation MTQQATLNSVRPQAERLRKLRHEVWQANLDLQRHNLVTFTWGNVSAIDRESGLVVIKPSGVAYEDLSADNMVVVNLAGDIVEGELNPSSDTATHLVLYRTYAHIGGVVHTHSPHATAWAQAGKAIPALGTTHADYFYGSIPCTRALSNAEIASDYELNTGLVMVETLADQDPMATPGMIVKEHGPFSWGKDAHQAVHNAVVMEVVASMALQTLQINPAVEYINQALLDKHYLRKHGANAYYGQADSHKK, from the coding sequence ATGACTCAACAGGCAACTCTCAATTCGGTGCGTCCGCAGGCTGAGCGTCTGCGTAAACTGCGCCACGAGGTGTGGCAGGCCAATCTGGATCTGCAGCGCCACAACCTGGTGACATTCACCTGGGGCAATGTGTCCGCGATTGACCGCGAATCCGGGCTGGTGGTGATTAAGCCGAGCGGTGTGGCTTATGAAGATCTCAGCGCTGACAACATGGTGGTGGTCAACCTGGCTGGTGACATTGTCGAGGGAGAATTGAATCCGTCTTCCGACACTGCCACGCATCTGGTGCTGTACCGCACCTATGCCCACATCGGCGGGGTGGTGCACACCCATTCACCACATGCCACGGCCTGGGCTCAGGCCGGTAAGGCCATTCCGGCTCTGGGCACCACGCATGCGGATTACTTCTACGGCAGTATTCCATGTACCCGCGCGCTGTCGAACGCAGAAATTGCCAGCGATTACGAACTCAATACCGGCCTGGTGATGGTGGAAACACTGGCCGATCAGGATCCGATGGCGACACCGGGCATGATCGTCAAAGAGCATGGCCCGTTCAGCTGGGGTAAAGATGCCCACCAGGCGGTGCATAACGCTGTGGTGATGGAAGTGGTGGCGTCAATGGCGCTGCAGACACTGCAGATCAATCCGGCGGTGGAATACATCAATCAGGCATTGCTCGACAAACATTACCTACGCAAACACGGCGCTAATGCCTATTACGGCCAGGCCGACAGTCATAAAAAATAA
- the ytfQ gene encoding galactofuranose ABC transporter, galactofuranose-binding protein YtfQ produces MLKKLSLAASVSAVLMSGSLLANTLTVGFSQIGSESGWRAAETAVSKAEAEKRGINLKIADAQQKQENQIKAVRSFIAQGVDAIFIAPVVQTGWGPVLEEARDYDIPVFLLDRGISVEDDSLYTTAITADNVLEGKVAGQWLIDKVGTKACNVVELQGTVGASVAIDRKQGFADALKQADNVQIVRTQSGEFTRSKGKEVMESFIKAENNGKNICAVFAHNDDMAIGAIQAIKEAGLKPGSDIVIVSIDAVPDIFKAMLNGEANATVELTPNMAGPAFDALIALKDQGTVPPKKIVTESKLYLPDDAQSQLELKQNLGY; encoded by the coding sequence ATGTTAAAAAAACTCTCTTTAGCTGCCTCCGTCAGTGCGGTACTGATGTCCGGTTCACTGCTGGCCAACACCCTTACCGTCGGCTTTTCGCAAATCGGTTCTGAATCCGGTTGGCGCGCCGCCGAAACCGCCGTTTCCAAAGCAGAAGCAGAAAAACGCGGGATTAACCTCAAAATTGCTGATGCACAGCAAAAACAGGAAAACCAAATCAAAGCGGTCCGTTCGTTCATCGCCCAGGGCGTGGATGCCATTTTTATCGCCCCTGTGGTACAGACTGGCTGGGGGCCGGTTCTGGAAGAGGCCCGTGACTATGACATTCCGGTCTTCCTGCTCGACCGCGGTATCAGCGTAGAAGATGACTCGCTCTATACCACCGCCATCACCGCTGACAACGTACTGGAAGGTAAAGTCGCCGGTCAGTGGCTGATTGATAAAGTCGGCACCAAAGCCTGTAACGTGGTTGAGCTGCAGGGTACCGTCGGTGCCAGCGTGGCGATTGACCGTAAGCAGGGCTTTGCCGACGCGCTGAAACAGGCTGACAACGTGCAGATAGTCCGTACCCAGTCTGGTGAATTTACCCGTAGCAAGGGCAAAGAAGTGATGGAGAGTTTCATCAAAGCGGAAAATAACGGCAAGAATATCTGCGCGGTGTTTGCTCACAATGACGACATGGCGATCGGCGCTATTCAGGCAATTAAAGAAGCCGGCCTCAAACCGGGCAGCGATATCGTCATTGTCTCTATTGATGCGGTGCCGGATATTTTTAAGGCCATGCTTAACGGCGAGGCCAACGCCACCGTCGAGCTGACGCCGAACATGGCCGGTCCTGCCTTTGATGCCCTGATTGCGCTGAAAGACCAAGGCACCGTCCCTCCCAAAAAAATCGTGACCGAATCCAAGCTGTATCTGCCGGATGACGCCCAGTCGCAACTGGAGCTGAAACAAAACCTGGGTTACTGA
- the ftnA gene encoding non-heme ferritin yields the protein MLSQAMVDQLNDQINLEFFSSNLYLQMSAWCEDKGFDGAAEFLRVHAVEEMQHMQRLFTYVSETGAMPILGAIAAPKHDFASLGDVFRETLEHELMITQKINKLAHVAFTSQDYSTFNFLQWYVAEQHEEEKLFKGIVDKLDLVGEDGKALFFIDKDLAALAKAGSSSVMDAPAG from the coding sequence ATGTTATCGCAAGCTATGGTTGATCAACTCAATGATCAAATTAATCTCGAATTTTTTTCATCCAATCTATACTTACAAATGAGTGCTTGGTGTGAGGACAAAGGATTTGATGGTGCCGCTGAATTTTTACGCGTCCATGCCGTAGAAGAGATGCAGCACATGCAACGTCTGTTCACTTACGTGAGTGAAACCGGTGCAATGCCTATCCTGGGTGCGATCGCAGCGCCAAAACATGATTTCGCGAGTCTGGGTGACGTATTTCGTGAAACTCTGGAACATGAGCTAATGATTACACAGAAAATCAATAAACTGGCACATGTGGCGTTCACATCTCAAGATTACTCAACGTTTAACTTCCTTCAGTGGTACGTGGCGGAACAACACGAAGAAGAGAAGTTGTTTAAAGGGATTGTAGATAAGCTGGATCTGGTTGGTGAAGATGGTAAGGCGTTGTTCTTCATTGACAAGGACCTGGCAGCATTGGCAAAAGCAGGCTCATCTTCGGTAATGGATGCCCCCGCTGGGTAA
- a CDS encoding sugar ABC transporter ATP-binding protein — MRNGAGKSTLVKTLTGVYQRDGGTVELDGETITPHNTAHAQQLGIGTVYQEVNLLPNMTVMDNLFIGNEPRKWGLVDRRTMAREAHDIVRSYGLDIDVSQPLNHFSVAIQQVIAIARAISLSAKILILDEPTASLDSNEVAMLFTIMRQLKQRGISLVFITHFLDQVYEISDRITVLRNGQLIGTRDTAQLPQLELVKMMLGRELDQSALQRAGKTRLSDEPVVEFHQFGKQGCIAPFDLKVHAGEIVGLAGLLGSGRTETAQVIFGIERSDSGECRLKGQPVAIRSARHAAQLGFGYCPEDRKTDGIIGAASVRENIILALQAQRGWFKPVPRKEQDAIAQRFVRQLEIKTPDIEQPIEFLSGGNQQKVLLARWLLTKPKFLILDEPTRGIDVGAHAEIIHLIESLCANGLALLVISSELEELVGYADRVLVLKDRRQVAEITTGDLSVPAIMQAIAM; from the coding sequence GTGAGAAACGGCGCCGGTAAATCGACCCTGGTGAAAACTCTGACCGGGGTTTATCAGCGCGACGGCGGCACAGTGGAACTCGACGGCGAGACCATCACGCCGCACAACACGGCTCACGCCCAGCAACTGGGGATCGGCACCGTGTATCAGGAGGTCAACCTGCTACCTAATATGACGGTGATGGACAACCTGTTTATCGGCAATGAACCACGTAAATGGGGCCTGGTCGATCGCCGCACTATGGCCAGAGAAGCCCACGATATCGTTCGCAGTTACGGACTCGATATTGATGTCAGCCAGCCGCTCAATCATTTTTCGGTCGCGATACAGCAGGTCATTGCCATCGCACGCGCCATTTCGCTGTCAGCCAAGATACTCATCCTCGATGAGCCGACCGCCAGCCTCGACAGCAACGAAGTCGCCATGCTGTTTACCATCATGCGCCAGCTGAAACAACGTGGTATCAGCCTAGTGTTTATTACCCATTTTCTCGATCAGGTGTATGAAATCAGCGACCGTATTACCGTGCTGCGTAACGGTCAGCTTATCGGCACCCGTGACACCGCTCAGCTGCCCCAGCTGGAGCTGGTGAAAATGATGCTGGGGCGCGAGCTCGACCAGAGTGCTCTGCAACGGGCCGGTAAAACCCGCCTCAGTGATGAACCTGTGGTGGAATTTCATCAGTTTGGCAAACAGGGCTGTATCGCCCCGTTTGACCTCAAAGTACATGCCGGTGAAATCGTCGGCCTGGCCGGCTTACTCGGTTCAGGCCGCACTGAAACCGCGCAGGTCATTTTTGGAATCGAGCGCAGCGACAGCGGCGAATGTCGCCTGAAAGGACAGCCGGTTGCCATCCGCTCAGCCCGTCACGCCGCGCAACTCGGTTTCGGCTACTGTCCGGAGGATCGCAAAACCGATGGCATCATAGGTGCCGCCTCCGTGCGTGAAAACATCATTCTCGCCCTGCAGGCGCAGCGTGGCTGGTTCAAGCCGGTGCCGCGTAAGGAGCAGGACGCTATCGCACAACGTTTTGTGCGCCAGCTTGAGATTAAAACGCCGGATATTGAACAACCGATTGAGTTTCTCTCCGGCGGCAACCAGCAAAAAGTGCTGCTGGCACGCTGGCTGCTGACCAAACCCAAATTTCTCATTCTGGATGAGCCGACCCGCGGCATCGATGTCGGTGCCCACGCCGAAATCATCCATCTGATTGAAAGTCTGTGTGCCAACGGCCTCGCCCTGCTGGTGATCTCCTCTGAGCTGGAAGAGCTGGTCGGTTACGCCGATCGGGTACTAGTGCTGAAAGACCGGCGTCAGGTGGCGGAAATCACCACTGGGGATCTCTCTGTACCGGCCATCATGCAAGCTATCGCGATGTAA
- the asnC gene encoding transcriptional regulator AsnC, which translates to MQVASTKLDELDRAILKILMDDARTPYAEMAKQFNVSPATIHVRIEKMKAADIIQGTEVVVNTKKLGYDVCCFIGINLNAARDYHSALAKLNALDEVVEAYYTTGAYNIFVKLMCRSIEELQYVLIDKLQAIDEVQSTETLISLQNPINRNVNP; encoded by the coding sequence ATGCAAGTAGCTTCAACCAAACTGGATGAATTGGATCGTGCGATTCTGAAGATTTTGATGGATGACGCACGCACTCCCTACGCGGAGATGGCGAAACAATTTAATGTCAGTCCTGCCACCATCCATGTTCGGATAGAAAAGATGAAAGCCGCCGACATCATTCAGGGCACCGAGGTGGTGGTCAACACCAAAAAGCTCGGTTACGACGTGTGCTGCTTTATTGGTATCAACCTGAACGCTGCGCGCGATTACCACTCGGCGCTGGCCAAGCTCAATGCGCTGGATGAAGTGGTCGAAGCGTATTACACCACCGGGGCGTACAATATTTTCGTCAAACTAATGTGCCGGTCAATTGAAGAGCTGCAGTATGTCCTGATCGATAAACTGCAGGCGATTGACGAAGTGCAGTCAACCGAAACTCTGATTTCGCTGCAGAACCCGATCAACCGCAACGTCAATCCCTGA
- the araH gene encoding L-arabinose ABC transporter permease AraH, which translates to MSLSNPTKVIDSEPGRSSFNFAKIWDKFGMLIVFAGLFLLCALFVPYFATFINMKGLGLAISMSGMVACAMLFCLACGDLDLSVASVIACSGVVTAVAINATSSVVLGVGAGLLSGVMFGLLNGFVIAKLQINALITTLATMQIARGLGYIISDGKAVGITEESFFALGNSSLLGIPTPIWLTIVTFAVFAFLLNRTVYGRNTLAIGGNEEAARLAGVNVVKTKMIIFTVSGFISALAGVILAARMTSGQPMTSVGFELVVISACVLGGVSLKGGIGKVSYVIAGVLILGTVENAMNLLNMSPFAQYVVRGAILLAAVIFDRYKQKSQ; encoded by the coding sequence ATGTCTTTATCCAACCCTACCAAAGTGATCGATAGCGAGCCTGGCCGCTCAAGTTTTAACTTCGCCAAGATCTGGGACAAATTCGGCATGCTGATCGTGTTTGCCGGCCTGTTTCTGCTCTGCGCGCTGTTTGTGCCCTACTTTGCTACCTTCATCAATATGAAAGGCCTTGGCCTGGCTATCTCCATGAGCGGGATGGTGGCCTGTGCGATGCTGTTTTGTCTCGCCTGTGGCGATCTCGATCTGTCCGTGGCTTCGGTCATTGCCTGCTCCGGCGTGGTGACAGCAGTCGCGATCAACGCCACCAGCAGCGTGGTGCTCGGCGTCGGGGCAGGTCTGTTGTCCGGCGTAATGTTTGGTCTGCTGAACGGCTTTGTGATCGCCAAACTGCAGATTAACGCGCTGATCACTACCCTGGCGACGATGCAAATCGCGCGCGGTCTGGGCTACATCATTTCCGACGGTAAAGCGGTCGGCATTACCGAAGAGAGCTTTTTTGCGCTGGGGAACTCATCCCTGCTCGGCATCCCGACCCCGATCTGGCTGACCATAGTGACTTTCGCGGTGTTTGCTTTCCTGCTCAACCGCACCGTGTATGGCCGTAACACCCTGGCCATTGGTGGTAACGAAGAAGCAGCCCGTCTGGCCGGCGTCAACGTCGTCAAAACCAAGATGATCATCTTCACCGTGTCCGGCTTTATCTCAGCGCTGGCCGGGGTGATTCTGGCGGCGCGCATGACCAGCGGTCAGCCGATGACCTCGGTCGGTTTCGAACTGGTCGTAATTTCAGCCTGTGTTCTGGGTGGTGTATCGCTCAAAGGCGGCATAGGTAAAGTCTCTTATGTGATTGCCGGGGTGCTGATCCTAGGCACCGTTGAAAATGCGATGAACCTGCTGAACATGTCACCGTTTGCCCAATATGTCGTGCGCGGCGCAATTCTGCTGGCAGCCGTTATTTTTGACCGCTACAAACAGAAATCGCAGTAA
- a CDS encoding NAD(P)/FAD-dependent oxidoreductase produces MSEKVDVVVIGAGAAGLMCAAEAGKRGRRVQVIDHAKKPGRKILISGGGRCNFTNYDVSAANYLCRNPHFVKSALSQYTNWDFIAMVSKYGIDFEERDHGQLFCLDSAKDIVNMLLAECDQPTISQRYQVETLEIARTESGFSLHTSAGDIECESLVVATGGLSMPKLGATPFGYKVAEQFGLAVHTTTAGLVPFTLHVEDKDALAELSGIAVPAEIRAECGQVFKEALLFTHRGLSGPAVLQISSYWKPGQAVTINLVPDVDVEELLTRSRDKHPNQSLKNTLARVLPKRLVEVLIERQLLSDKPLKQFNPKELAQITTTLEQWRIVPNGTEGYRTAEVTLGGVDTDAISSKTMQCISVPGLYFVGEVMDVTGWLGGYNFQWAWSSGHVAGQWV; encoded by the coding sequence ATGAGTGAAAAAGTCGATGTGGTGGTCATTGGAGCCGGTGCTGCCGGGCTGATGTGTGCGGCCGAAGCCGGTAAACGGGGCCGTCGGGTGCAGGTCATCGATCACGCCAAAAAACCGGGACGCAAAATTCTTATCTCTGGTGGCGGGCGCTGTAATTTCACCAACTACGATGTCTCGGCGGCGAACTACCTGTGCCGCAATCCGCATTTTGTTAAATCGGCGCTGTCGCAGTACACCAACTGGGATTTTATCGCCATGGTGAGCAAGTACGGCATCGACTTTGAAGAGCGCGATCACGGTCAGCTGTTCTGCCTCGATTCAGCCAAAGATATCGTCAATATGCTGTTGGCCGAATGTGATCAGCCGACCATCAGTCAGCGTTATCAGGTTGAAACGCTCGAAATTGCCAGGACGGAGAGCGGCTTTAGCCTGCATACTTCGGCGGGTGACATTGAGTGTGAGTCACTGGTGGTGGCGACCGGTGGTTTATCGATGCCGAAACTGGGGGCGACTCCGTTTGGTTACAAGGTGGCTGAGCAGTTTGGTTTGGCGGTCCACACCACTACAGCCGGCCTGGTGCCGTTTACCCTGCATGTCGAAGACAAAGACGCTCTGGCCGAGTTATCGGGCATTGCGGTACCGGCAGAAATCCGCGCTGAATGCGGTCAGGTATTTAAAGAAGCGCTGTTGTTTACCCACCGTGGTCTGTCGGGACCGGCAGTGCTGCAGATCTCCTCGTACTGGAAGCCGGGGCAGGCTGTCACCATTAATCTGGTGCCGGACGTGGATGTGGAAGAGCTGCTGACCCGCTCACGTGACAAGCATCCGAACCAGAGTCTGAAAAATACTCTGGCACGAGTGTTGCCAAAACGGCTGGTGGAAGTGCTGATTGAGCGTCAGCTACTGAGCGACAAACCGCTTAAACAGTTTAACCCCAAAGAACTGGCACAGATCACCACCACACTTGAGCAGTGGCGTATTGTGCCGAACGGCACGGAAGGTTACCGCACCGCAGAAGTGACCCTGGGCGGGGTGGATACCGATGCGATTTCCTCCAAAACCATGCAGTGTATCAGCGTGCCTGGGCTCTATTTTGTCGGCGAAGTGATGGATGTCACCGGCTGGCTGGGCGGCTACAACTTCCAGTGGGCCTGGTCGAGCGGTCACGTCGCCGGACAATGGGTGTAA